A stretch of the Bacillus sp. FJAT-18017 genome encodes the following:
- a CDS encoding DUF2268 domain-containing putative Zn-dependent protease (predicted Zn-dependent protease with a strongly conserved HExxH motif) has translation MLEIKQITPIELVSNRNNLEEFLRQEFAGRVSERTWMTEWEQLAQRFQMFQFLEMTESELKSMEWNTADIEQVVRETFQIVSRYLPLDEMRIMVVPALPFSYFEKQPLSLWSNAFTNGPGNIIVAIPPQPDIDFLQYLLAHEMHHACPENPIYNISLSSFTLEQWFKMEGTAEFFSLSLFKDKRWWKDNLPKEREILYWNECKDHLQSTNDMIKSPLCFGSRKRGIPVFAGYLFALSLVSNYVSTNPTKDIRELYKLEPAKLIECYKGSVER, from the coding sequence ATGCTTGAGATTAAACAAATTACTCCTATTGAACTTGTATCGAACCGTAATAATCTGGAAGAATTTTTACGGCAAGAATTTGCTGGGCGTGTATCCGAAAGAACCTGGATGACTGAATGGGAACAACTTGCCCAACGGTTTCAAATGTTTCAATTCTTGGAAATGACTGAATCTGAACTAAAAAGTATGGAATGGAATACGGCTGATATAGAACAGGTAGTTAGAGAAACATTTCAAATTGTTTCGCGCTATCTACCCTTGGATGAAATGCGTATCATGGTTGTACCTGCCTTGCCTTTCTCTTATTTTGAAAAGCAGCCTTTATCTCTTTGGTCAAATGCTTTTACAAATGGTCCCGGCAACATAATTGTAGCAATCCCGCCACAACCAGACATTGATTTTTTACAATACCTGCTTGCTCATGAAATGCATCACGCGTGCCCTGAAAATCCTATATACAACATATCCTTAAGTAGCTTTACATTAGAACAATGGTTCAAGATGGAAGGAACAGCGGAATTTTTTAGCTTATCACTATTTAAAGACAAGAGGTGGTGGAAAGATAACCTTCCAAAAGAAAGAGAAATTTTGTATTGGAATGAATGTAAGGATCATCTTCAATCAACAAACGATATGATAAAGAGCCCGCTATGTTTTGGGAGCCGTAAAAGAGGAATTCCGGTATTTGCAGGCTATCTATTCGCCTTAAGCCTCGTTTCAAACTATGTCTCGACTAACCCAACGAAAGATATAAGAGAGCTGTATAAGCTAGAACCTGCTAAATTAATTGAATGCTATAAGGGAAGTGTTGAAAGATAG
- a CDS encoding putative holin-like toxin, with protein sequence MPVTVFESLTLMITFAGLVVAILSSSQKK encoded by the coding sequence ATGCCGGTGACAGTATTCGAATCGTTAACGCTGATGATCACGTTCGCAGGTCTTGTAGTCGCGATTCTGTCTTCTTCACAAAAAAAATAA
- a CDS encoding putative holin-like toxin, which translates to MKGVMPVTVYESLTLMITFAGFVVTILSFTNKK; encoded by the coding sequence ATGAAAGGGGTGATGCCGGTGACAGTATACGAATCGCTGACGCTAATGATCACATTCGCGGGATTCGTTGTCACAATACTGTCTTTTACAAATAAAAAATAA
- a CDS encoding 3-oxoacyl-ACP reductase: protein MEIKDQIVLVTGASRGLGREIARSFAREGAKVVINYFNSEEHAVALERELGDRAIAIRADVRNADQVIAMFEKAKNHFDAPITTIINNALVSFKFDPVKNKDAFKVAWEDYHQQLEGAIRGALNTVQAGLPRMKESQFGRIINIGTNLVQNPVVPYHDYNTSKAALLGFTRSMAADLGQYGITVNMVSGGLLQTTDASAATSDEVFNLIKASTPMKKVTTPAEMADSVLFFASPWSRAVTGQNIMADGGLVMS from the coding sequence ATGGAAATCAAAGACCAAATTGTTCTTGTTACCGGTGCAAGCCGCGGGCTCGGCCGGGAAATTGCAAGATCTTTTGCACGCGAAGGAGCAAAAGTTGTCATTAATTACTTCAACAGTGAAGAGCATGCAGTTGCTCTTGAACGTGAACTCGGAGACCGGGCTATTGCCATCCGGGCAGACGTCCGAAATGCGGACCAGGTCATCGCTATGTTCGAAAAGGCAAAAAATCATTTCGATGCACCAATTACCACTATTATTAACAATGCTCTTGTCTCGTTTAAGTTCGACCCTGTCAAAAACAAGGATGCCTTTAAAGTTGCATGGGAGGATTATCATCAGCAGTTGGAAGGTGCAATTCGCGGCGCTCTAAATACTGTTCAGGCAGGATTACCCCGAATGAAGGAAAGTCAGTTCGGACGAATCATCAACATAGGTACAAATCTTGTCCAGAATCCAGTCGTCCCCTACCACGACTACAATACGAGCAAAGCAGCTCTTCTTGGGTTTACCCGTTCGATGGCCGCAGATCTTGGCCAGTATGGGATAACCGTTAACATGGTATCGGGAGGATTATTGCAGACCACTGATGCAAGTGCGGCAACCTCTGACGAAGTCTTTAACCTTATCAAAGCCTCCACTCCGATGAAAAAGGTTACAACGCCAGCGGAAATGGCAGATAGTGTGCTATTTTTCGCTTCACCATGGTCAAGAGCTGTTACCGGCCAGAACATCATGGCCGATGGCGGACTCGTAATGTCCTAA
- the thiM gene encoding hydroxyethylthiazole kinase: MEKTEITSLLHRVRQTNPLVHNITNVVVANFTANGLLALGASPVMAYAAEEVADMARIAGSLVLNIGTLTPSVVEAMIIAGSSANKQGVPVILDPVGAGATPYRTETARQLASKLHISIIRGNAAELANLIGEPWEIKGVDAADSDRGIRELAVLAARQLKTVIVITGKEDVITDGKSTYVIQNGHPLLTRVTGTGCLLTSVIGAFSAVEKNSIKAAAAAVISYGVAAEIAAEKAEVHGPGSFQLVFLDQLYKLNSADIEERCSYQFFKEEL; this comes from the coding sequence ATGGAAAAAACCGAAATTACTTCATTACTGCATAGGGTTCGCCAAACAAACCCGCTTGTTCACAACATAACCAATGTGGTTGTCGCTAATTTTACCGCAAATGGACTGCTGGCACTCGGTGCATCCCCTGTCATGGCCTATGCGGCTGAAGAGGTTGCCGATATGGCAAGAATAGCCGGCAGCCTGGTTTTAAATATTGGCACACTGACTCCGTCTGTAGTCGAGGCAATGATTATAGCCGGAAGCTCAGCCAATAAACAAGGTGTCCCCGTCATTCTTGACCCTGTCGGCGCCGGAGCAACTCCTTACCGGACAGAAACCGCAAGGCAGCTGGCAAGCAAGCTCCACATTTCAATCATTCGAGGAAATGCTGCCGAACTTGCCAACCTGATCGGGGAGCCGTGGGAAATTAAAGGTGTCGATGCCGCCGATTCTGACAGAGGTATTCGGGAACTCGCAGTCCTCGCTGCCCGTCAGCTAAAGACTGTTATCGTCATTACCGGTAAAGAAGATGTTATTACAGACGGCAAATCAACCTATGTTATCCAAAACGGCCATCCCCTGCTAACAAGGGTGACCGGCACGGGATGCTTGCTTACCTCAGTAATCGGAGCGTTTTCAGCTGTTGAAAAAAATAGCATTAAAGCTGCCGCCGCTGCAGTAATTTCCTATGGTGTTGCTGCAGAAATTGCTGCAGAAAAGGCCGAAGTACATGGGCCAGGCAGTTTTCAATTGGTATTCCTAGACCAGCTTTATAAGCTAAATAGCGCTGATATTGAAGAAAGATGCTCGTATCAATTTTTCAAGGAGGAATTGTAA
- the thiD gene encoding bifunctional hydroxymethylpyrimidine kinase/phosphomethylpyrimidine kinase has product MRKVLTIAGSDSGGGAGIQADIKTFQELGVYGMSVLTAVTAQNTLGVQAVYPMTADAVVEQIRSIGDDIGTDALKTGMLFNAEIIEEVSRNIAVYDWKNVVVDPVMIAKGGASLLQQEAVTAMKKYLLPLAKVVTPNIPEAEVLTGLSITTDEDKKKAAKQLYSLGVQNVVIKGGHDENTSQSIDILYDGKEFLYFASERIQTKNTHGTGCTFSAAIAAELAKGSTVIDAVSHAKKFIQAAIVHPIDIGSGHGPTNHWAYNQAILAERR; this is encoded by the coding sequence ATGAGAAAAGTGTTGACGATTGCTGGTTCGGATAGCGGCGGCGGTGCCGGTATTCAGGCTGATATAAAAACATTTCAGGAGCTTGGAGTATATGGCATGTCTGTCCTGACAGCGGTAACCGCACAGAACACGCTCGGAGTTCAGGCTGTTTATCCAATGACAGCGGACGCTGTCGTTGAACAAATCCGTTCGATTGGGGACGATATCGGAACAGACGCGCTTAAGACAGGGATGCTGTTCAATGCTGAAATCATTGAAGAAGTGTCGAGAAATATTGCAGTCTATGACTGGAAAAACGTCGTCGTCGATCCGGTTATGATTGCAAAAGGCGGAGCCTCTTTGCTCCAGCAGGAAGCTGTGACCGCTATGAAAAAATACTTATTGCCGCTAGCAAAAGTTGTAACCCCAAATATTCCTGAAGCCGAGGTGCTGACGGGGTTGAGCATTACAACCGATGAAGATAAAAAGAAAGCCGCTAAACAGCTCTATTCCTTAGGCGTGCAAAATGTGGTCATTAAAGGCGGCCACGATGAAAATACCAGCCAGTCTATTGATATCCTTTATGATGGAAAGGAATTTTTATATTTTGCTAGTGAGCGAATACAGACAAAGAACACTCACGGTACCGGTTGTACCTTTTCTGCGGCAATAGCGGCCGAACTGGCTAAAGGAAGTACGGTTATTGACGCTGTTTCTCATGCTAAGAAGTTTATCCAGGCAGCTATTGTACATCCGATAGATATTGGCTCTGGCCACGGGCCGACCAACCATTGGGCCTACAACCAAGCTATTCTTGCGGAAAGGCGGTAA
- the thiE gene encoding thiamine phosphate synthase: protein MTRIDPTNMKELLKVYFISGSNNCLKQLEEVLEEAIKGGITLFQFREKGTNALKGDDRTDLAKRLFNICKQYNVPFIVNDDIELALAINADGVHIGQDDGCAEEVRKRIGDKLLGVSAHSEKEVQLASQAGADYVGIGPIFSTSTKEDAKAARGTSLIKELRKKGYDIPIVGIGGITTSNAAPVIEAGADGVSVITAISLTENSFDAARQLKQEVTMQGGVTR, encoded by the coding sequence ATGACAAGAATTGACCCGACAAATATGAAAGAGTTACTTAAGGTTTATTTTATATCCGGAAGCAATAATTGCCTGAAACAGCTAGAAGAGGTTCTTGAAGAAGCGATTAAAGGCGGCATCACACTGTTCCAGTTCCGTGAAAAAGGAACGAATGCCCTTAAAGGTGATGATAGAACAGATCTGGCAAAGCGGCTTTTCAATATTTGCAAACAATATAATGTTCCGTTTATCGTGAATGACGATATTGAACTTGCGCTTGCAATTAATGCGGACGGTGTCCATATTGGCCAGGATGACGGCTGTGCTGAGGAAGTCAGGAAAAGGATTGGTGATAAGCTGCTGGGTGTTTCCGCTCACAGCGAAAAGGAAGTCCAGCTTGCTAGCCAGGCAGGTGCCGATTATGTAGGAATTGGGCCAATTTTTTCAACTTCAACAAAGGAAGACGCAAAAGCAGCACGAGGGACTTCCTTAATTAAAGAGCTCCGGAAAAAGGGTTATGATATTCCGATAGTTGGAATTGGCGGAATTACAACCAGCAATGCCGCCCCGGTCATCGAAGCTGGTGCAGACGGCGTATCGGTGATTACCGCAATCAGCCTGACTGAAAACTCGTTTGATGCCGCGCGACAACTTAAACAGGAAGTAACTATGCAAGGAGGGGTTACTCGATGA
- the thiW gene encoding energy coupling factor transporter S component ThiW, producing MKPTQKLTLTAMFIAIGTLTSHLFYIPLGVVKAFPIQHVMNVLSAVLLGPFYAVAQAFGVSLLRNLMGTGSVFAFPGSILGALLAAYFYKKFKSLGMAFTGEVIGTGILGAFASYPIALLVIGQEATLFGFIPAFVTSSFVGAAMGFGVLKVIGRTKVTELKL from the coding sequence ATGAAACCTACACAAAAGCTCACGCTGACCGCGATGTTTATAGCAATTGGAACATTAACCAGTCACCTTTTCTACATCCCGCTCGGCGTGGTCAAAGCTTTTCCCATTCAGCATGTTATGAATGTATTATCTGCGGTTTTGCTTGGTCCCTTTTACGCGGTTGCCCAGGCGTTTGGCGTGTCGCTTTTAAGAAACCTGATGGGAACTGGTTCAGTATTCGCATTCCCTGGCAGCATACTAGGCGCCTTGCTCGCAGCTTATTTTTATAAAAAATTCAAGAGTCTTGGAATGGCATTTACAGGTGAAGTGATTGGAACCGGAATTCTGGGCGCTTTTGCCTCTTATCCTATCGCCTTATTAGTCATTGGCCAGGAAGCCACCCTTTTCGGCTTCATTCCAGCATTTGTAACAAGCTCCTTTGTTGGCGCGGCAATGGGTTTTGGCGTCCTGAAGGTAATAGGACGCACTAAAGTGACAGAACTGAAATTATAA
- a CDS encoding NUDIX hydrolase, with protein MRIFGEKIEREEYLERPAVYGLMFNSAKAKIGIVECGGKYFLPGGGLEGNETHEECLKRENLEELGIQSEIGPFIGRAQRYFVSTLDDTYYLSDGYFYLCEAGKKVQMPTEEDHNLVWMKPEEAINSLFHGHQSWAVSEALKLVSPAI; from the coding sequence TTGAGAATTTTTGGGGAAAAGATTGAGCGGGAAGAATATTTGGAGAGGCCCGCAGTATATGGCCTAATGTTCAACAGCGCAAAAGCTAAAATCGGAATCGTGGAATGCGGGGGAAAGTACTTCCTGCCGGGGGGAGGGCTGGAAGGGAACGAAACCCATGAGGAATGCCTGAAAAGGGAGAACCTGGAGGAGCTCGGGATCCAGAGTGAAATTGGCCCATTTATTGGCCGGGCACAGCGTTACTTTGTTTCAACTTTGGATGATACCTATTATCTGAGTGATGGCTATTTTTACTTATGTGAAGCCGGCAAAAAGGTCCAAATGCCAACAGAGGAAGACCATAACCTCGTCTGGATGAAGCCGGAAGAGGCTATCAACTCTCTTTTCCATGGACATCAGAGCTGGGCAGTAAGTGAAGCACTTAAACTGGTATCACCCGCTATATAG
- a CDS encoding nucleotide excision repair endonuclease → MIKIDLPSPDVVLTRKSQLGEPVEAVISSKYGFTDYNRIPRDKGGIILFYDANDDLMFVGKARKLRPRVKRHFEDTVSPIKNHRDDVKKIAVLVIDDPMEREIYETYAINTLKAKYNVDKVFYK, encoded by the coding sequence ATGATAAAAATTGATCTTCCATCACCAGATGTGGTCCTGACTCGGAAAAGCCAGTTAGGGGAGCCAGTTGAAGCAGTGATTAGCAGTAAATATGGGTTTACCGATTATAATCGGATTCCACGCGATAAAGGCGGCATCATTCTGTTTTACGATGCAAATGATGACTTGATGTTCGTCGGCAAGGCTAGAAAGCTGCGCCCGCGCGTTAAGCGACATTTCGAGGATACCGTTTCGCCAATCAAGAACCATCGTGACGACGTAAAAAAGATTGCAGTCCTAGTCATTGATGACCCAATGGAGCGCGAAATTTATGAAACTTATGCCATCAACACATTGAAGGCGAAGTATAATGTTGATAAAGTTTTCTACAAATAA
- a CDS encoding STAS domain-containing protein, with the protein MESTVNLGLQISEYVTENREEFKQQLLSEAVGVASKIHEILQKGNIDLLKNAELLASYVLEEKEEELIRFAEQEGQIWAEHALTLSFKLEWIQAVRRTLWKFIYQFDQHNGSLVKKEDFFGLEKRINDKIDQFLNNFFLSYSTFKDELLNTQRKLVEHLSVPIIPVSPSVSVLPLIGLIDSYRMRTIEEKVLIEIANQKVQTLILDLSGIATMEMDVMDHFQKVLNGINMMGCKGVITGLRPDLVRKMIHYGITFIDKAETKGTLQETLKKYLSIETF; encoded by the coding sequence ATGGAATCTACCGTAAATTTAGGGTTGCAGATTTCCGAGTACGTTACGGAGAACCGTGAAGAATTTAAACAACAATTACTCTCGGAGGCTGTGGGTGTTGCATCTAAAATCCACGAGATTCTTCAAAAAGGGAATATTGATCTGTTAAAGAATGCAGAACTGCTTGCAAGTTATGTTTTAGAAGAAAAAGAAGAGGAACTAATCCGTTTTGCCGAGCAAGAAGGGCAAATTTGGGCTGAACATGCGCTGACCCTTTCTTTTAAACTTGAATGGATTCAGGCGGTCCGCCGTACTTTATGGAAATTTATCTACCAATTCGACCAACATAATGGCAGCCTGGTGAAAAAAGAAGATTTCTTTGGTCTTGAGAAACGAATTAACGATAAAATCGACCAATTCCTCAACAATTTCTTTTTAAGCTATTCAACCTTCAAGGACGAGCTTTTAAACACGCAGCGCAAGCTTGTCGAGCATTTATCCGTTCCAATCATTCCAGTCAGTCCCTCTGTATCAGTCCTTCCACTTATTGGCTTGATTGATTCGTACCGGATGCGGACAATAGAGGAAAAGGTGTTAATAGAAATTGCCAACCAAAAAGTCCAAACGTTGATCCTGGATCTGTCAGGTATCGCAACTATGGAAATGGATGTCATGGACCACTTCCAGAAAGTATTGAATGGTATTAATATGATGGGCTGCAAAGGCGTCATAACAGGTCTTCGCCCAGACCTGGTCAGAAAAATGATTCATTATGGCATTACATTTATCGACAAAGCCGAAACAAAAGGAACCTTACAAGAAACACTTAAAAAATACCTCTCCATCGAAACTTTTTAA